One window of Nocardioides dongkuii genomic DNA carries:
- a CDS encoding tetratricopeptide repeat protein has protein sequence MAEQRRNQRPSRDGGRAGRPDSGKPQGRGSTSSGTPRSSERSTERSKKWTPGSDSAPKSGDRRGPKRDDRPARSGDRPARSGDRLARSGDRAGRKSDWKRPSDSQADRTKEQALYDGPELPAEITGAELDRAITAQLKGLPEKLAQRVARHLAAAGALIDEDPETAYQHTLAARARAPRLAVVREASGEAAYAAGHYAEALAELRAAKRMNGATAYLPIMADCHRALGQPAQALKLAKSPSVPNFSPEAKAEMTIVEAGARRDLGQLDAALRTLELAPLQSKSRAPWVVRLRYAYADTLETAGRLSDALTWFHRTYGIDSEQITDAAERAEALEKRLEQS, from the coding sequence GTGGCTGAGCAGCGCCGCAACCAGCGACCGTCGCGAGACGGGGGCCGGGCCGGACGCCCGGACTCAGGCAAGCCGCAGGGCCGGGGCTCGACGAGCTCCGGGACCCCGCGCTCCAGTGAGCGTTCCACCGAGCGCTCGAAGAAGTGGACGCCCGGTAGTGACAGTGCGCCCAAGAGCGGCGACCGCCGGGGTCCGAAGCGTGACGACCGCCCGGCTCGCAGCGGTGACCGCCCGGCTCGCAGCGGTGACCGGCTGGCTCGCAGTGGTGACCGTGCGGGTCGCAAGAGCGACTGGAAGCGGCCGTCGGACAGCCAGGCGGACCGCACCAAGGAGCAGGCCCTGTACGACGGGCCCGAGCTCCCCGCGGAGATCACCGGCGCCGAGCTGGACCGCGCCATCACCGCGCAGCTGAAGGGTCTCCCCGAGAAGCTCGCCCAGCGCGTGGCCCGGCACCTCGCCGCCGCCGGCGCGCTGATCGACGAGGATCCCGAGACCGCCTACCAGCACACGCTGGCTGCGCGGGCCCGCGCTCCGCGCCTGGCCGTCGTGCGCGAGGCGTCCGGCGAGGCCGCGTACGCCGCGGGCCACTACGCCGAGGCGCTGGCCGAGCTGCGCGCCGCGAAGCGGATGAACGGCGCCACGGCGTACCTGCCGATCATGGCCGACTGCCACCGCGCTCTCGGTCAGCCGGCGCAGGCGCTCAAGCTCGCCAAGAGCCCCTCGGTGCCGAACTTCAGCCCGGAGGCCAAGGCCGAGATGACGATCGTCGAGGCCGGCGCCCGCCGCGACCTCGGTCAGCTCGACGCCGCCCTGCGCACGCTCGAGCTCGCACCGCTGCAGTCGAAGAGCCGGGCGCCCTGGGTGGTGCGGCTGCGGTACGCCTACGCCGACACCCTCGAGACCGCCGGCCGGCTCAGCGACGCGCTGACCTGGTTCCACCGGACGTACGGGATCGACAGCGAGCAGATCACCGACGCGGCCGAGCGCGCCGAGGCGCTCGAGAAGCGCCTCGAGCAGTCCTGA